Proteins found in one Clostridium kluyveri DSM 555 genomic segment:
- a CDS encoding uracil-DNA glycosylase, with amino-acid sequence MLKWRELYEQCINCNKCGLGDSRINMVFGDGNPKADLVFIGEAPGADEDRIGLPFVGKAGKLLTKALESLDLYRKKDYYICNICKCRPKNNRTPYEDEEKACLPYLRNQVALIKPKIIVCLGATAMGCILGKDWRITRDRGKWVERKGFYITATFHPSAILRDENKKPLFWQDLKNIRRKYEEIFEIKNIDT; translated from the coding sequence TTGTTAAAGTGGAGAGAGTTATATGAACAATGTATAAATTGTAATAAATGTGGTTTAGGTGATAGTAGAATAAATATGGTTTTTGGAGATGGAAATCCTAAAGCAGATTTAGTGTTTATAGGAGAAGCGCCCGGAGCAGATGAGGATAGAATTGGATTACCTTTTGTGGGAAAGGCAGGAAAACTTTTGACTAAGGCCCTTGAATCACTGGATTTGTACAGGAAAAAGGATTATTATATATGTAATATTTGCAAATGTAGGCCTAAAAATAATAGAACTCCTTATGAAGATGAGGAAAAAGCATGTCTTCCTTATTTAAGAAATCAGGTAGCACTTATAAAACCTAAAATAATAGTTTGTCTTGGAGCTACTGCAATGGGCTGTATATTGGGTAAAGATTGGAGAATTACACGAGATAGAGGAAAATGGGTTGAAAGAAAAGGATTTTATATAACTGCTACCTTTCATCCTTCTGCTATATTGAGAGATGAGAATAAAAAACCTTTATTTTGGCAAGACTTAAAAAATATAAGAAGAAAATATGAAGAAATTTTTGAAATAAAAAATATTGACACATAA